Part of the Lysobacter enzymogenes genome is shown below.
TCGGGCAGCGCCCAATGCACCTTGTAGCCGAGCGCGTCCTTGACCCGCCCGGCCAGATGCGAGGCGACGCCGCCGAGCTGGGTGTGGCCGAACGAATCCTTGCCGCCGCCGGCGTCGGCGACGAAGCGGCCGTTGGGGGTCTGGATGCCTTCGCTGGCGACCACTACGCAATAGCCCACGCGTTCGACCGTGGCCTTGACCTTGGCGAAGAAGTCGGCCTCCACGAACGGGCGCTCGGGGAACAGGATCAGGTGCGGCGCGGCGTCGGCGCCGTCGCCGGCCAGGCCGGCGGCCGCGGCCAGCCAGCCGGCGTGGCGGCCCATCGCCTCGTAGACGAACACCTTGGTAGAGGTCTCGGCCATCGCCGCCACGTCCAGCGCGGCCTCGCGCACCGACACCGCGGTGTACTTGGCGGCCGAGCCGAAGCCCGGGCAGCAGTCGGTCACGGCCAGGTCGTTGTCGACGGTCTTGGGCACGCCGACGCAGGTCAGCGGGTAGCCGTACTCGGCCGCCAGCTGCGAGACCTTGAGCGCGGTGTCGGCCGAATCGTTGCCGCCGTTGTAGAGGAACCAGCGCACGTCGTGGGCCTGGAACACCGCCAGCAGCCGCTCGTAGCGGGCGCGGTCGGCGTCGAGCGCCTTGAGCTTGAGCCGGCACGAGCCGAACGCGCCGCCCGGGGTGTGGCCGAGGGCGCGGATCGCCGCGGCCGATTCCTTGGAGGTGTCGATCAGCTCCTCGCGCAGCGCGCCGAGGATGCCGTTGCGCGCGGCCAACACCCGCACCTTGCGCGCCCGGGCCGCCTCGATGACCCCGGCGGCGGTGGCGTTGATGACGGCGGTCACACCGCCGGATTGCGCGTACAGCAGGTTTCCGGCGATCTTGCCAGGGGATTTTCTGGCGGTTTTGGCAGTCGGCATGGGGATTCCAGGATTGGCGCCGGTTTGCGGTAAGCTGGCCGCAATATTCCGCCCGGCGGGTGGCAGGCCGCTTCGAGTGTAGCGCCGCCCCGCATCCAGGCCAGCCCAGCGGCGGCCTGCGGGCTCCCTGGCCGCCGTGCGCGGCGGCCAGCCGGATTTCATTTGTTGCGAGGAGCGATGTAGATGCGATTGGTACTTCTGGGCGCGCCCGGCTCGGGCAAGGGCACGCAAGCCGCACGGCTCAAGGACCACCTGCAGGTGCCGCACATTTCCACCGGCGATCTGTTGCGCGCCGAAGTCGCCGCCGGTTCCAAGCTCGGCCTGGAAGCCAAGGCGGTCATGGACGCCGGCAATCTGGTCAGCGACGAGATCCTGCTGGGCATGCTCGAAGACCGTTTCTCGCGCGCGGACACCCGCGGCGGCTTCATCCTCGACGGCTATCCGCGCAACCTCGCCCAGGCCGACGCGCTCGACGCGCTGCTCAAGCGCATCGGCCAGCCGATGGACTTCGCGGTGCAGCTGGAAGTGCCGACCGAGCTGCTGGTCCAGCGCATCGCCGGCCGCGCCGCCGAGCAGGGCCGCAAGGACGACAGCCCCGAAGCCGTGCGCACCCGCCTGAAGGTCTACGACGACCTGACCGCGCCGGTCATCGAGTACTACCGCCAGCACGGCCGCCTGACCGTCGTCGACGGCGTCGGCGCGCTGGACGCGGTGTTCACCCGCATCGTCGAGGCGCTGGAGCCGGCGCCGACGGTGGGTTGAGACCGCACGCGGCAACAGGGGGCCGGACATGGCGTTGATTCGGGTCGCAGCCTGTGCGGCCGCGTTGCTCGTGGCGTTCGCGGCGCAAGCCGCGCCGCCGCCCTGGGCCAGAGGTCCGGCGCCGAGCTACGAACCCTCGGAGCTCGGCGGCGGCGCCTGGGCTTCCACGACGGGCCAGCAGGTTCTGGTCGATCAAGTGATCCGATACTGCGTCACGCGCTTTCCGCAACTGGACGGCGAGCTCGGCAAGGCCGGCGGCCGCTGGCTGGCGCGCAACGCGCGCTGGCTGCGCGCCGGCGAGCGGGTGCGCGTCGACATGAAAGCCCACCTGACCAAGAACGGCACGGTCGATCTGGACAAGTGGCGGGGCCTGGAGCGCTTGATGAGCGACGCCTACGCCGCGCGGATCGCGACGATCGAGAAGCGCATGGCGAGCGACCCCGAGGCCGCCGGGCACTGCGCGAATCTGGGCGCGTCGCTGGACGCCGGCAAGCTGGACGTCGATTACAACCAGGACGCTCAGATCATGAGCCTCCTTCGCAGTTACAAAGAATGACGGCGCGAACACCGGCGGGGCTTCCGGCCGGCCGGCCGCGGGCAGAAGTGGATAGATGAAGCTACATATCTTGGGCATCGCCGGCACCTTCATGGGCGGCGTCGCCGCGCTCGCGCGCGAACTCGGCCACGACGTGGAAGGCAGCGACCAGGCGGTGTATCCGCCGATGTCGACCCAGCTCGAACGCCTCGGCATCGCCCTGCAGCAGGGCTACAAGGCCGAAAACATTTCCGCCGACTGCGACGAGATCGTGGTCGGCAACGCGCTCTCGCGCGGCAATCCGGCGGTCGAGCAAGTGCTCGACGACGGCCGCCGCTACACCTCCGGCGCGCAGTGGCTCAGCGAACGCGTGCTGCCGGGCCGCGACACCCTGGCGGTGGCCGGCACCCACGGCAAGACCACCACCACCAGCATCCTGACCTGGCTGCTGGAAGCCGCCGGCCGCGCGCCGGGCTTCTTGATCGGCGGCGTGGCCGAGGATTTCGGCGCCTCCGCGCGCATCGGCGCCGGCCGCGAGTTCGTGGTCGAGGCCGACGAATACGACACCGCGTTCTTCGACAAGCGCAGCAAGTTCGTCCACTACCGGCCGCTGGTGGCGATCCTCAACAATCTCGAATACGACCACGCCGACATCTTTCCCGACGTCGCCGCGATCCAGCGCCAGTTCCACCATCTGGTCCGCACCGTGCCGCGGCGCGGGCGGCTGATCGTCAACGGCGAAGACGAGCGCCTGCGCGAAGTGCTGGCGATGGGTTGCTGGACGCCGGTCGAACGCTTCGGCCTGGACGGCGGCGACTACGACTGGAGCGCGCGCCTGATCGCCGCCGACGGCAGCGCGTTCGCGGTGATCCGCGCGGGCGTCGAAGTCGGCGAAGTGCATTGGCCCTTGCTCGGCCGGCACAACGTCATGAACGCGCTGGCCGCGCTGGCCGCCGCCGCCGCGGTCGGCGTCGACGTGGCCTCGGTGCTGCCGGCGCTGGCCGGCTTCCGCAGCGTCAAGCGCCGTCTGGAAGTGATCGGCGAAGCCGCCGGGGTCACCGTGTACGACGACTTCGCCCATCATCCGACCGCGATCGAGACCACGCTCGCCGGCTTGCGCGCGCGGGTCGGCGCGGCGCGGATCGTGGTGGCGATGGAGCCGCGCAGCAACTCCATGCGCCTGGGCGCGCACGCCGATGCGCTGGCGCCGTCGCTGCGCGAGGCCGACACCGTGGTGTTCCTGCATCGGCCCGAACTGGCCTGGGATGCGGGCAAGGTCGTCGCGGGTTTGCGCGGCGAGGGTATCGCGGTGGCGGATGTCGACGCCTTGATCGCGGCGCTCGGCGAACGCGTGCGCGCCGGCGACCATGTGGTGTTCATGTCGAACGGCGGCTTCGACGGCGCGCCGCGGCGGTTTTTCGCGGTGTTGCAGCAGCGCTGAGCGCGTGGGCTGTGAAGCGCGGGAGCCTTCGTCGTTGCCGAGTTGTCGCGGTCGCAGCTTGCGCAGCTCCTACAGTCTGATACGACACTTGCCGCCGCCCCTGTAGGAGCTGCGCAAGCTGCGACCGCGGCAATACGACTGCCGCGCCCGCTCCGATTCAACGCCCCGGTCCCCGCGGTTACACTGCCGCCATGTCGTCCGACCCCGCCGCCTCCGATTCGCTGGGACTGTTCCCGCTGCATACCGTGCTGGTGCCCGGCGCGAGCCTGGACTTGCGCGTGTTCGAACGCCGCTATCTCGATCTGGTGCGCGAATGCGGCCGGCTCGGCCGCGGTTTCGGCGTGTGTCTGATCATGCAGGGCGAGGAGGTCGGCGCGCCGGCCAGCGCCGCGGCTTACGGCACCGAAGCCTTGATCGAGGATTTCGGCACCGGCGAGGACGGTCTGTTGACCTTGCGCGTGCGCGGCGCCCGCCGCTTCCGCGCCGAGCGCGCGCGGGTGCGCGACAACGGCCTGCAAGTCGCGCAGGTGACCTGGTGCGAGCCCGACCGCGACGACGTGGTGCAGCCGCAGCACTCGCTGTTGGTGACCTTGCTCGAGCGCTTGCTCGAACAGGCCGGCGGCGAACACGCGCTGGCACCGCATTCGCGCCTGGACGACGCGGCCTGGGTCGGCTGGCGCCTGGCCGAGCTGTTGCCGCTGTCGTTGCCGCAGCGGCAGATGCTGCTGCAACTCGACGACCCGCACGAACGGCTGGAGCGCTTGCTCGCGTTGCTGCCGTAGACCGGCGCCGCTGTTACGGCGCCGCCTGCGGCCCGCGATATTCCGAACGCAGCCGCAACACTTCGACCCCGTTCTTCGGATGCGCCTGCTGCACCGTGATGTAGCCGGCCAGCGCGCGCCGCACCTGCGCGTGCGCGGCGCCGTCGTCGGGCTGCGGCAGCCACAGCACCGCCGCATCGAACGGCTTGTTGAGCTTGAGCGTCTGGGTGGTGCCGATCCACAGCGGCGTGCCGTCCGACAGCACCGCCGGTGCCGGCCACAGCCGCAGCGCGTATTGCATGTCCGGGGTCGGGCCGTCGCGCAGCATCAGCAGCGATTCGGCCTGCGCGTCGAGCGTCGCCGGCAGCACCACCTGCTCGCGCGGCGGGGTGTCGTCGTCGAGCAAGGCGATGGTGTTGAGCCAGCTCGCCTGTTCCTGCACGCGCCAGCCGGCCGCTTCCAGCGTGGCGCGCAGCGGCGGCAGCGGGCCGGCGACCTGCAGGTCCAGCGGCCAGCGCCGGCGCGCGTCGCGTTCGTTGCGCTGCGCCGGCAAGCTGCTCCAATCGTTCTGCCACCAGCGCTGCGCGTCCAGCACTTCGCTGGGCTTGGCCGATGCGAACTTGGCCAGCAGCGGATCGGCCGCGCGCGGCGCATGCCACAGCGCCGCGATCGCGAACACGCTGTAGAACAGCCACGCCAGCGGCCGCATCCAGAACGAGCGGGCGACGTGGCGGCGATAGGCGATGCCCAGCGCCAGCAGCCAGAAAATGCCGAACAAGGTGCCGCCGATCAGGTCGCTGGGCCAATGCGCGCCGAGGTACAGGCGGGCGAAGCCGACCAGGGTGGTGACCACGCCGGCCAGCAGGTACGGCCACACCCGCTGCCGGCCCGGCAGCTCGCGCGCGATCAGCACGGCGAAGAAGCCGAACACGATCGTGGTCATGGTCACCGCGACCGACGGGAAGCCGAAGCCGGCCGGCGCGGTCGGCGGGCGCGGCATGTCGATGGCCCATTCCAGCAACGAAGTCAGCGCCAGCCCGAACACGATCGCCGCGACCCAGTGCGCCGCGGCCATCCAGCGCCGCCGCCAGGCCAGATAGCCCAGCACCGCGATCGACGCCGGCGCCAGCACCATCGGATCGCCGAGGCAGGCCAGCGCCGCCATCAGCCGGTCGGCCAGCGGGTTGCGCAGGGTCCACATGAACTCGTGCACGGTATGGTCGATCTGCAAGGGCCCGCCGCTGGCCAGCAGCGTCGCCAGCAGGGTGAACCAGATCCAGCTGATCGCCAGCAGGCAGACCGCCAGCATCACCAGCGACGCCGACTCCGGGCGGTTGGGGCTGATCAGCGCGCCGGCGTAACGGCCCAGGCGCGGATGCGCGCGGGTCCAGCGCAGCGCGCGCGCGAGCAATTGGTCGGCGTGGTTGGCGAACCAGCGCCAGGTGTAGAGCACGCCGGCCCACACCGCCGCCACCGCGACCAGCAGCGCGCCGAGCACCACCGCTAGGCGGTCGGCGACCGCGGCCACCGCGTCGTAGGAGGCGCCGAGCACCCAGCCCGGGGCCAGGAACAGCGCCGACCAGGTGACGCAGGCGAACAGGCTCGGAATCGCGTAGCGCCGCATCGGCATGTGCAGCATGCCGGCGATGGCCGGCACGAACGGGCGCACCGCGCCGACGAAGCGCGCGATCACGATGCTCTTGCTGCCGTGGCGGTGGAACAGGGTCTCGCCGCGGTCGATCCATTGCGGATAGCGCGAGAACGGCCAGCGCTGGCGCAGCTGCGGGCCCCAGCGGTGGCCGATCCAGTAACTCAGGCCGTCGCCGGCGAACGCGCCCATCGTCGCGCAGAACAGCGCGTAAGGACCGTTGATGTGGCCCAGCCCGACCAGGGTGCCGACCGCGAACAGCAGCGGCAGCGCGGGGACCGCGATGCCGAGGATGATGAGGGCGTCGCAGAACGCGATCAGGAAGATCACGATGCCCGCGGCGATGGGATGGGCCGCGATCCATGCGGTCGCGCTTTCGAGCCAGGCTGAATCCATCGGTCGATTATAGGCAGGGCGGGCTGTGGCGAGGATGAAGCGGCAAGGCGACCCACCGCACCGGGCGTGACCGTCGGTGACGGGCTGTAACCTGCGCGGCCGGGCCGGCGGACCGGTCCGCGCGCGAGCCCCGCCGGCGCGGCCGCGGCGCCGCGGGACGGGCCCGCGATCGGTCCGAAGTACACTGCGCGGATGTCGGAAGTGATCGAAGTGACCGCGCTGAAGGCCGATAGTTTCGGCCGCATCGCCCTGATGCGCGACGGCCGCGGCCTGTTCGTGCGCCGCGACCTCGGCCACGTGCCGTGGTGGCTGCGCCTGCCGGCGTGGTGGCTGGCGCGGCGCGAGGCGCGCGCGCTGCAACGCATCCACGGCCTGGAGGCGACCCCGCAACTGCTCGGCTGGGACGGCCGCAAGCTCGACCGCAGTTATTTGGACGGCGCGGCCATGTACCAGCGCCCGCCGCGCGGCGACCTGGCCTATTTCCGCCGCGCCCGCCGCCTGTTGCAGCGCCTGCACCGGCGCGGGCTGGCGCACAACGATCTGGCCAAGGAAGCCAACTGGCTGGTGCTGACCGACGGGACCCCGGCGATCATCGACTTCCAGCTGGCCGTGCGCGGCGACCCGCGCTCGCCGTGGATGCGCCTGCTCGCGCGCGAGGACCTGCGCCATCTGCTGAAGCACAAGCGCACCTATTGCCCGCAGTGCCTGACCCCGGTCGAGCGGCGCGTGCTCAAGCGCCATTCCTGGGTGCGCGAGCTGTGGTTCGTCACCGGCAAGCCGGTCTACCGCTTCGTGACCCGGCGCATCCTGCATTGGGAAGACAACGAAGGGCAGGGGCCCAAGCCCTGAGCGTCAGCGGATCGAACGGCCGCGCTTCAAACACCATCGTTTGAAACGTATGGTGCGCGCCGTTCGCGAACGCGCCGGCGGCAACGGCGGCGCGCGCGGCTTGGGTTTAGGATGAAGGCCACGTCCGCGCCGAGCGCGTCCCCTTCGATTCCAGGCCGCCCATGTCCACACTCCAAGGCAAGACCCTGTTCATCACCGGCGCCTCGCGCGGCATCGGTCGCGAGATCGCGCTGCGCGCCGCGCGCGACGGCGCCAACGTCGCGATCGTGGCCAAATCGTCGGTCGCCAATCCGAAGCTGCCGGGCACCATCCACAGCGTCGCCGCCGAAGTCGAAGCCGCCGGCGGCCGCGCGCTCGCGCTGAAGTGCGACATCCGCGAGGAAGACGAGGTCAACGCCGCGGTCGCCGCCGCCGTCGACGCGTTCGGCGGGCTCGACATCCTGGTCAACAACGCCAGCGCGATCTGGCTGCGCGGCGCGCTGGACACGCCGATGAAGCGCTTCGACCTGATGCAGCAAGTCAACGCGCGCGGCAGCTTCCTGTGCGCGCAGGCCTGCCTGCCGTATCTGCGCAACGCGGCCAACCCGCACATCCTGACCCTGGCGCCGCCGCCGAGCCTGGACCCGAAGTGGTGGGCGCCGCACACCGGCTACACCCTGGCCAAGATGGGCATGAGCTTCGTGACCCTGGGCCTGGCCGGCGAGTTCGGTCCAACCGGAGTCGCGGTCAACGCCCTCTGGCCGAAGACCATAATCGCCACCGACGCTCTAAACATGATCCCCGGCATCCCCCTGGACCGCTGCCGCAAACCCCAAATCGTCGCCGACGCCGTCCGCGAAGTCCTGATCCGCCCCGCCAAGGATTTCTACGGCCGCTTCCTCATCGACGAAGACGTGCTGAAGGAAGCCGGCGTCAGCGATTTCGAACAGTACTCGGTCGAACCCGGCAAGCCGCTGCTGCCCGACCTGTTCCTCTGATCGCGCCGCGGTAAAGAAAAAGCCCCGCGAATGCGGGGCTTTTCGTCGTGCCGCAGCGGTTACGGCGAAGCGTCGGGCAACGCCGCCAGGTTCACGTTCGGCCGCGCGTGCGAGCGCTTGCGCGCGACCGTCGTCCCGGGCGTTTCGGACTGGCTGAAGAAGCCGGTGTTGCGCAGATAGAAGGCCGACGCGACCGCGCCGCCGGTGATGTCCAGGCGCTGGCGGTTGCTGGCGGTGGCGTCGACGGTGAAGCGCGCCGAAGTCATTTCGGTCCACGCGCCGGTATTGCTGACCGCCCACTGGTTGCCGTACCAGGCCTTGCGGTCCAGATAGCCGAGCGCGGGATTGAAGCATTCGATGAACGAGTACACGCCCTTCTGGTACGTGGACGCGCCGTCGTACTTCCAGGTGGCGATGAACTTCCACGGACAATCGCGGCGGCCGCTGGCGCAGGGCAGGCCGAACCAGGCCGAATACAAGGTGCTGCCCAAACCGTCCGGATGCGCGCGGGTGATGAAGCGATAGGTCTGGCCGGGCTTCCAGTCGTAGCGCAGGAAGCTCTGGCCGCCGGTGCCTTCGCCGCCGAAGTCCTGGGCGACCACGTCGGCGCCTTTCTTCAGCAAGGTGGTCTTGCCGGTCGGCGAATCCCACACCGAGAACAGCACGCGCCGCTCGCTGGCCGAGTTGACCTGGATACCGGAATAGCCGCCGTTGAAGCCGTTGGCCATGAAGTACGAACCGATGTGGTCGTGGCCCTTGGGCACGGTGACTTCGCTGTAGAAATACTCGGTGTTGTCGGGCACCGAGAAGCCGAGGTGCCCGGACGGGCCGCGCCGCGACCAATAGAAATTGGCCGGATCGTTGGCGAACGTCAGTCCATCGGCGGTCGCGCTGCCGCCGACTTCCAGGCCGCTGATGTCGCCGTAGTAATCGCCGTCGCTGCGCACGCCGCGCAGGTCGACCTTGACGTAGCCGGGCCGCGAGACGTTGAAGCGGCCGACCGGGAACGAGGACGCGCCGCTGGCCAGCGAAGCCAGCCGGCGCTGGCCTTCGACCGTCACCTCGACGGTGCTGCGGGTCGCGCCGTTCAGCGCGCCTTGCAGGGAAAGATCGAGCTGGCCGGGGCGCTTGACGTAGAAATACACGCTGGCGACGGCGCGGTCGGAACTCCAGTTGTGCAGGCCGGTGTCGTCGACGAGTTCTTCGCCGGCCGGCGCGGCGCGGGTGACGAAGGCGTTGCCGCCCAACGGAACCACGGACTTGGTTTGCGCCAGGGCGGCGCCGGCGTGCAGCGCGAGGGACAACAGCAGCCAGGAAGCGGTGGGTCGCATGGTGGTTCTCCGGGTGGAGCGGTGAGCGCCGTCGGACGGCGTTGCGGGACACCTGAGTCGCGTCGCCCGCATCGGCGGCGAGGCGCGCGCAGCGGGTCGCGGCGATTACTCCACGGCTTTTCGGACAGCGTCAATGCGTCGGGCGCCGTGTAATTCCGCGCCCCAATCGCGGCGCGGACTTGCGACGGAAAATCGCCGCCGTGAAAGTTTCCGGCGCCGCCTTCGGCATGGAAATCGGCGGAAAACGCGCGGATTCGGCGTTGAATCGCTGGCGGAAACGAAAGTCGAAGCGGGCTTTGGCTTTCGTTGCGATGAGATGGTCGTCGCGACTTTCGTTGCAACGACGGGGCGCAATCGCGTTCGTTCGTTCGACGCGCACGCGACGGCTTTAGATGCGGCGATGCAGGCGCGCCGGATTTCGCAGCAGCCGTCGTCTTGACTGGATCGATGCGGCGGCCGCAGCCCAGAGGCTACGGCCGCCGAGCTTCAACGCCTCACTTCTTCGACTTCTTCAACGCATCCGACAGCGAATACAACAGATCGACATAGAACCGCTCCACCTGCGTCAGGCTCGCGATCTTCGATCCCTTGGCCGGCTCCACGACCATGTACTCGTTCGGCGCGTGCGCGCCGCTGCCATGGCCGAGGCCGCCGGAAATCATCGGCAGGCCCAGGGTCTGGGTGAACACGTAATACGGCGCGCTGCCGGCGATGCGCGGCGCCACCGGCGGGGTCTGGCCGTACTTGCGGTAGACGCTCAGCGCCGCACGCGTCAGCGGCGCCTGCACCGAAGTCTGCGCCGGCGGATAGCCCGACAGCTTGCGGATCTCGATGTCCTTGAAACCCTTGTCGTCGAGGCGTTTGCGGATCAA
Proteins encoded:
- a CDS encoding adenylate kinase gives rise to the protein MRLVLLGAPGSGKGTQAARLKDHLQVPHISTGDLLRAEVAAGSKLGLEAKAVMDAGNLVSDEILLGMLEDRFSRADTRGGFILDGYPRNLAQADALDALLKRIGQPMDFAVQLEVPTELLVQRIAGRAAEQGRKDDSPEAVRTRLKVYDDLTAPVIEYYRQHGRLTVVDGVGALDAVFTRIVEALEPAPTVG
- the mpl gene encoding UDP-N-acetylmuramate:L-alanyl-gamma-D-glutamyl-meso-diaminopimelate ligase produces the protein MKLHILGIAGTFMGGVAALARELGHDVEGSDQAVYPPMSTQLERLGIALQQGYKAENISADCDEIVVGNALSRGNPAVEQVLDDGRRYTSGAQWLSERVLPGRDTLAVAGTHGKTTTTSILTWLLEAAGRAPGFLIGGVAEDFGASARIGAGREFVVEADEYDTAFFDKRSKFVHYRPLVAILNNLEYDHADIFPDVAAIQRQFHHLVRTVPRRGRLIVNGEDERLREVLAMGCWTPVERFGLDGGDYDWSARLIAADGSAFAVIRAGVEVGEVHWPLLGRHNVMNALAALAAAAAVGVDVASVLPALAGFRSVKRRLEVIGEAAGVTVYDDFAHHPTAIETTLAGLRARVGAARIVVAMEPRSNSMRLGAHADALAPSLREADTVVFLHRPELAWDAGKVVAGLRGEGIAVADVDALIAALGERVRAGDHVVFMSNGGFDGAPRRFFAVLQQR
- a CDS encoding SDR family oxidoreductase yields the protein MSTLQGKTLFITGASRGIGREIALRAARDGANVAIVAKSSVANPKLPGTIHSVAAEVEAAGGRALALKCDIREEDEVNAAVAAAVDAFGGLDILVNNASAIWLRGALDTPMKRFDLMQQVNARGSFLCAQACLPYLRNAANPHILTLAPPPSLDPKWWAPHTGYTLAKMGMSFVTLGLAGEFGPTGVAVNALWPKTIIATDALNMIPGIPLDRCRKPQIVADAVREVLIRPAKDFYGRFLIDEDVLKEAGVSDFEQYSVEPGKPLLPDLFL
- a CDS encoding LON peptidase substrate-binding domain-containing protein, which produces MSSDPAASDSLGLFPLHTVLVPGASLDLRVFERRYLDLVRECGRLGRGFGVCLIMQGEEVGAPASAAAYGTEALIEDFGTGEDGLLTLRVRGARRFRAERARVRDNGLQVAQVTWCEPDRDDVVQPQHSLLVTLLERLLEQAGGEHALAPHSRLDDAAWVGWRLAELLPLSLPQRQMLLQLDDPHERLERLLALLP
- a CDS encoding DUF3472 domain-containing protein, producing MRPTASWLLLSLALHAGAALAQTKSVVPLGGNAFVTRAAPAGEELVDDTGLHNWSSDRAVASVYFYVKRPGQLDLSLQGALNGATRSTVEVTVEGQRRLASLASGASSFPVGRFNVSRPGYVKVDLRGVRSDGDYYGDISGLEVGGSATADGLTFANDPANFYWSRRGPSGHLGFSVPDNTEYFYSEVTVPKGHDHIGSYFMANGFNGGYSGIQVNSASERRVLFSVWDSPTGKTTLLKKGADVVAQDFGGEGTGGQSFLRYDWKPGQTYRFITRAHPDGLGSTLYSAWFGLPCASGRRDCPWKFIATWKYDGASTYQKGVYSFIECFNPALGYLDRKAWYGNQWAVSNTGAWTEMTSARFTVDATASNRQRLDITGGAVASAFYLRNTGFFSQSETPGTTVARKRSHARPNVNLAALPDASP
- a CDS encoding 6-phosphofructokinase — its product is MPTAKTARKSPGKIAGNLLYAQSGGVTAVINATAAGVIEAARARKVRVLAARNGILGALREELIDTSKESAAAIRALGHTPGGAFGSCRLKLKALDADRARYERLLAVFQAHDVRWFLYNGGNDSADTALKVSQLAAEYGYPLTCVGVPKTVDNDLAVTDCCPGFGSAAKYTAVSVREAALDVAAMAETSTKVFVYEAMGRHAGWLAAAAGLAGDGADAAPHLILFPERPFVEADFFAKVKATVERVGYCVVVASEGIQTPNGRFVADAGGGKDSFGHTQLGGVASHLAGRVKDALGYKVHWALPDYLQRSARHLASKTDVEQARAVGKAAVEYALKGMNSVMPVIVRSSDAPYRWKIEAAPLSSIANREKKMPAGFIRKDGYGITAAARKYMEPLIRGEAPPPFGRDGLPQYVTLKNAAVKPKLPPFEG
- a CDS encoding serine/threonine protein kinase, whose product is MSEVIEVTALKADSFGRIALMRDGRGLFVRRDLGHVPWWLRLPAWWLARREARALQRIHGLEATPQLLGWDGRKLDRSYLDGAAMYQRPPRGDLAYFRRARRLLQRLHRRGLAHNDLAKEANWLVLTDGTPAIIDFQLAVRGDPRSPWMRLLAREDLRHLLKHKRTYCPQCLTPVERRVLKRHSWVRELWFVTGKPVYRFVTRRILHWEDNEGQGPKP
- a CDS encoding bifunctional DedA family/phosphatase PAP2 family protein; translation: MDSAWLESATAWIAAHPIAAGIVIFLIAFCDALIILGIAVPALPLLFAVGTLVGLGHINGPYALFCATMGAFAGDGLSYWIGHRWGPQLRQRWPFSRYPQWIDRGETLFHRHGSKSIVIARFVGAVRPFVPAIAGMLHMPMRRYAIPSLFACVTWSALFLAPGWVLGASYDAVAAVADRLAVVLGALLVAVAAVWAGVLYTWRWFANHADQLLARALRWTRAHPRLGRYAGALISPNRPESASLVMLAVCLLAISWIWFTLLATLLASGGPLQIDHTVHEFMWTLRNPLADRLMAALACLGDPMVLAPASIAVLGYLAWRRRWMAAAHWVAAIVFGLALTSLLEWAIDMPRPPTAPAGFGFPSVAVTMTTIVFGFFAVLIARELPGRQRVWPYLLAGVVTTLVGFARLYLGAHWPSDLIGGTLFGIFWLLALGIAYRRHVARSFWMRPLAWLFYSVFAIAALWHAPRAADPLLAKFASAKPSEVLDAQRWWQNDWSSLPAQRNERDARRRWPLDLQVAGPLPPLRATLEAAGWRVQEQASWLNTIALLDDDTPPREQVVLPATLDAQAESLLMLRDGPTPDMQYALRLWPAPAVLSDGTPLWIGTTQTLKLNKPFDAAVLWLPQPDDGAAHAQVRRALAGYITVQQAHPKNGVEVLRLRSEYRGPQAAP